The sequence below is a genomic window from Lujinxingia litoralis.
TGCCCGGCGAGCATGTCATCGACACCGCGCTCGACTTTAGCGGCCCGGTGTTGTTTTCCAGCCCCTGTGCGGCTTCGGTTTCTGTGAAACTCTCGCCAACCGGCTCCCTGCGCTTTCACAACAGCCCCCTGGCCATCGTTGCGGGCGTTAGCCTGACCCCTCTTGGCACTGCGATTTCGCCCGTGTTGACCTTCGATCAGGTCGATGTCGCAGTGATCACGTCCTCCCGGATCGAGGCCGGGGGAGCCAACATCAACGCCATTGAGCTGCGAGACGTCGACTACGGTGTGATCGGGCACTCGGTGATCCGTGGCGCCGAGATTGGCCTCAACGTCGACGGCGGTCAGGTCCTGGTCCGCCAGAGCCTCTTTGAGGGCAACGCGCTGCACGGTATTAAGCTCTCCAGTTCGCAGGGCCCGGCCACCGAAGGCTTTGCGGCCCAGGCCCTGCTGGAACGCGTGATCATTGATGGCCGGGCGGCCGCGCAAGCGCTTCCCGGGCGTAGTGGCCTGCGCGCCGAAGGCGCGCTGGTCGGCATGGTCGACTCGGCGGTTCGCTCCCACCACGCCGCCTCGCTCACCGAGCTTGGGTTCGGCATCGATGTGCGCGCGTCCTACCTCAAGGTGCGGGGCAACTCCGAGCTCAGCGCCAACCAGGGCCCCGGCCTGCTTGCCATCGACAGTCGCACCTGGGTCGCCGGCGCCACCCGCATTCACAACAACCGCCGAGGCATCCTGGCCCGCCGCACCGAAGATGGCCTGGCCGCCTACCTTGAACCTGAGCTGAGCCTCCCGACCCCGGAGAGCCCGCTCTTCGTACCGACGCTGGCCTTTGCCGCCAACCCGGACCTCAGCGACACGCTCTTCCCCGGTGATATGTTCTTCCCCGGCGATATGTTCTTCCCCGGTGATATGTTCTTCCCCGGCGATATGTTCTTCCCCGGCGATATGTTCTTCCCCACCGAAGATATCGTCGCTCAAGACACGCTCTTCCCCGGTGATATGTTCTTCCCCGGCGATATGTTCTTCCCCGGCGATATGTTCTTCCCCGGTGATATGTTCTTCCCCGGTGATATGTTCTTCCCCGGCGGCACCGCCGGGCCCTACTCCCCGGCTGCGGGGCATCTGGCGCCCGAAGATGCGTGGTCGATGCTCGCGCTCACCGGCGAGGTAAGCGTCAGCGGCAATCTCGAAGCCGGTGTCGATGTGGCCGGCTCGGGGCTCCTGCTCCACCGCACACTGGTGGCCAACACTCGCCCGATCAGCCTGGCTCCCTGGGCAATGACCACTGGCCCGGCACACGGCGTGGTGCTTCACGACCCGAGCTTCGCGCACTTAAGCCAGGTGACCCTGGTCGACAACGCCGGAGTCGGGCTCTGGGCCACCGAGATCCCCGCGGAACCAGCGCACGTGGAGCCCGGCTCCGGTCTACGCCTGCTCGTCGATGATACCCTCGTCGTAAGTAACCTCGCCGGCGGACTGCGGGCTGCCAACGCGGACACCCATGGCGCCGTCTTCCTGACCCGTTCGAGCTTCATTCGCAATGGCGGCGTGGGTGTGCAGCTGAAGAACCAACAGTTCCGGATTACCTCCTCGGAGTTCATGCTCACTCAGCCTTTGCCAAACCTCGACAACGAGGACGCCTCCGCCGACGGACTCCAGCTTCTTGACTCCACGGGCCGCCTCGCGGCCAGCGAAATCCGCCGCAATGAGCGCTACGGATGCTACCTGTCCTCCGAACACCCGATCAGCCTGTCTGAAGTCATCTGGGGAAGCGCACCCGAAAATGCACTCGCCTTGGATGGCAGTCGCCCGCCTCGTCTGGATGCGCCCAACCTCACCGTCGAGGTTGTGGAACTCCCCACAGCAGCAAAACTTGACGAGGACCACGCTGCCCTGGGGGCCCCACAACCTCTCGACCTGCCCTGATTCGTAAAAACCACTGACAAAGGAGCCCGGTGATCTCATCACCGGGCTCCTTTGTTTTTGAGCGCCTGCGCAGTATCATCATGATGTACCATGCAGGTCAGCACCCCGCAGTAGATGGCATGAAGCAAGGAGTAGGTCGTGAGCCCGGGCAACGTTGATGCACCAGGGGCCGTCGTTCCGTCGGGCGAAGCCCCCGCCCGGGCCAATCAGGTGTGGGCATCTCTCTACGAGAAGCTCCCCCAGGCGACGCTCCTCTTTGATGCCGACAAGGGAGAGCTCCTCGCGCTCAACCAGGCCGCGAAACAACTCGTTGGCCCTCAGCGCACCCGCGGGCTTCTGGACGCGCCGGCGAACCCGGTTCGTCAGACCCTGGAGTCGCTCTTTGAACGCGCCCTGAAGTACCCCGATCTTCCGGCAGCTCCCTTCGCGCTACCTCCGGATGAGCGTGAGCTCTACCGTGCACACTTTGCGCCCCTTCCAGCATTCGACGCGCTTCAATCTCCCTGGATTTGCCAGCTCTACACCTTCCGCGGGGATCAGGATCAGGCGCTCCAGGAAGTCGTCACCGAGTTGAGCCGCCTGCACCACCAACGCGCCGACCTCCACGCGCTGGGCATCGCGGTGGCCGAGCGCCTCCGCCAGGCGCTTGACACGCCGGCGCTGGCGCTGCTGGCCGCCGGCGAACAGGGCTTTGTGCCCCGCTGGCATAGCGGCGATCCGCACCTCTGCCAGACGCTGCACGATCGCCTGGTGGACACCACCCTGCCTCCGGGGCAGATCCATCATCTGCGCCCGGGCCCCGAGGCTCCCCCCGATCTCTGTGCCCTGCGCCTGGGCGGCCCCCCGGCCCATGGCGTGCTCGCCTGGCATGCCGAGCGCCTCCCGCAGGCCCGACCCATGACCCTCTCGTTGATCGCCACCGCCCTCGATCTTCTGCTGTCGACGGTCTACATCCGGGAGTCTCATAGCGAGGAGCGCATGCGCCTGCGGGCGGTGCTTGAGCACGTGCCCTCGGCCGTGCTCCTCTTCGACACCGAGGGCCGGGTTGTCATGTATAACTCCCGGGCCCAGGCCTTGATCGGACACGACCGCTGGGAGAGGCTCGGGCCGGGCGATCATCCCTTTGTCGTCTGTGATACCGACGCCCGCCCTCTGCCCGAAGCGCAGTGGCCCCTGGTCCGCGCGCTGCGCCAGGGGGTCGGCTGCACCAACGAGGAATACATCCTCGACTTCGGAGACGTCCGGCGCAACGTCATGCTCAGCGTGGTGCCGGTCGTCGACGAGCAGGGCACGCCCCGCCTCTTTCTGACCTCGGCGACCGATGTCACCGAACGCAGCGCGCTGGAACGGCGCAAAGACGAGTTCCTCTCGGTTGCCAGCCATGAGCTGCGCAGCCCGCTGACCCCGCTGTCCGGCTTCGTGCATCTGGCACGCCAGCAGGCCGAAACCTCTCAGAGCGTCGACCCGGAGGTGCTGCGCCGAGCCGAGGCTCAGGTCATGCGCCTGCGCCGACTCGTCGACGCGCTCCTGGACATGTCGCGTATTGAGACGGGCCGACTCAAACTGATGCGCAAGCCCACCTTAATGACCGCATTGCTCACTCGCATCGCCGAGCCCTGGCTCACCGGGCACGAGAGCCATCGCATCCGCGTTCACAACGCCGCAGAGCCGATCTTCGCCGTCGTGGACCCCGACCGCATCGAACAGGTGATCAGCAACCTGATCGATAACGCGCTTAAACACGGCCGCGCCGAGGGCAAGGTCACCGTCTCGCTCTGCACCCGCGGCTCCCATGTCATTGTGAGCGTGCGCGATCAGGGGGAAGGGATGGCCAAAGAAGATCTCGAACACATCTTCGAGCGCTTCTACTCGGGGGCCAGTTCGCGATCTGCCAAAAGCATGGGTCTGGGGCTCTACATCACCCGCCAGATCGTCGAAGAACATGGCGGCACCATCGAGATCGACACCTCTGTGGGCTCCCCGACCGAGGTACGAGTCCTGCTTCCCCTGGGACGCTAAACCGGCGAACATTGCGCCAGCGTGCCCCCCTTGCTAAGCAGAGAAGTCTTCACATTCCACGCTGGCTCCGGGGCCTCTACCCTTTTCGGATGCTCCCCGGATGGCGGCTCCGATCCACGCGCAATACACCTGGGAGGTCCAGATATGTCGCAGACACTCGCCGGCTGGAGAGCCTACTCAAGCGGAGACTACCGCGAGGCCTTCTCACACTTCGGAGATGCTCCTACCTCGCCGGAGTCGATCGCCGGCCTGGCACTCTCGGTACTGGCGTTGGGCCAGGGCACTGACGCGCTGTTGTTGGTTGAGCAGAGCGCTCAACAGTTTCCCTCCCCCGAATTTCAAGTGCTGCTCGGCGATCTCACCGGACGTACCGGCGATCGCTCCGGGGCGGAGCGCATCCTCCAGCGCCTCATCCAGAACTACCCGGACCAGGTCCTGGGACTCAGCCTGCTCGGAGAGCAACGCATCCGTCAGGGGCGATGGGATGAAGGGACCCAGAACTTCATCGACGCTCTGGCCACCTCGGACCTGCGCGCCACCCTGCACGTGCAACGGGTGATTCGCGATCTGGTCGACGCCGTGGCCGCCCGCCGCATCCCTCAGGAGGCGGCGCTGCGCTTTGTGAATCGCATCGACTACAGCGTCCCCAAGAAAGTCGCAGAACTCAATCGCTTCTTCGCTGCCGCGCGCCGTGCCATCAACAACCATCAACGCATGGAGCCCGTGGAACTCCCTGAGCCCTGGAGCCAAAACGCCTCGGAGGTCGCTCACCAAGCGGAGGCTTCCCCGCGCGCCGAGAGCCCCTCGCCGCGTCCCCCCGACCGAGATCGCCCGGTCCGCACCGCTCAGCACAACCTCAAGTCCCGCGCATCAGGTCCCCGACCTGTCCCCCAGGAGACCACCGACACCACTCCGGCCCAGAAACGCGCCCGCCGTACCCGTCGTCCGCAGCGTCCCGAACCGATCATCGCCGCCAATCTCACCGACATGGGACGCGTGATGCGAGAAGAGCGCCACGCCAATGAAGCACTCCAGGAGAATGTCCCCACGGCGATCCCCCCGGCCTGGCCCTCGGAGCTCGAAGAGCCCATCGATACGATCCCCGCGGTCGAGATCCCCCGGGGCTCGATCTTCGGCGGCAGCGATTCCATTCGCACCCAGGCCTTCAAACTCACCGAGGGCGACATCGGGGTCGAGATCACCCTGGAGCGCTGCATGCACAACATGCTCGCCAGCATTCAAAGCATTGGTGACGTGACCGTACCCTTTAATCTCCAGGCCCTGCGCCAGCTAGAGCTCAACCTGCTCGACGATATCTTTGCCCGCATGCCCTCCTTAAGCGCGCTCTACCGCGATGAAACCGCGGTCAACGACCAGCGCCCCCTGGCCGTAGGTAAGTTTTTAGGCGACTGCATCGCCCAAGCCTTCGGCGGCGTGTGGCATTACAAGCAACCTCCCGAGGCCTCCACCATGAGCGTGGGGCAACAAAAGCTCGACCCTCTGGGCGTGGCCACGAGCATTCTGGCCGCCGAGCACTTCGATGAAGTCGGCTTCGCCCACCTGATCCGCCAGGCCGAGGCCGGCGTGGGCACCGGCACCGCCATGGTCGCCCGCCACTTCTACGTCGACCCCACCCCCGGACTTGATGGCGAGGCGCTGTCGATGAAACTCGCCGAACTCTGGGCGGCGTATCGCTTCGTCCTGCCGGTGATTCAGATCAACGAGATCGCGGACTCTCTCCGGGTGCTCTCCACCCACCCTGCGTTCATCGTGATGAGTCTGAGCCGCGAGTATATCTCCGAGAACTTCCTGACCCAGGTCGGCCCCGGGGCACTGGGTAGCGACCAACGCGTGGCGCTGGCCTACGTGCGCCAGACCGGCGAGTTTCTGCTCCTTTCCAGCGCCCGCCACTTCGCCCGCTTGCTGGAGGTTTCCGGTTTTTCGCTCACCGAAGCCAGCCTCGCCACAGTTCTCCCCTGGCTGCAACGCCTCTTCCGCCCCGGCTGGCGCCTGGTCGAGAACCAGGAAGTTGCCGAGCGCGCTCGTGCACGCATCGGACATCCCCAGATCGGCGCCCCCCAACTCCATTCCCGAGGCATCCGCGGCACCGCTCTACAGGCCACCTTTCTCGATCGAGCGGCCAGCTGGCAACTCACTCTGGAGCACCAGATCGACGCCCTCACCCCCTTTACCCTGTCCCTGGAAGAACTCGTCTGAGCGAATGCCCCGCTACCGCGCGCGCGCCTAGCCCTCCAGCCACTGACGTACCCGGTCTTCGAGGGCTTCGCGCAATGCCACCGGCTGGAGCACCTCCACCTCCGGAAGCATTCCGAGCACAAACGAGCGAAACTCCGGACAGATCGCCAGTTCAAAACTCACCCGAAGCCCTTCTTCGGTGTCTTCGTTTTGCTGGGAGGGGTGCAGCCGGTAGCGCTTGAGGTAAGTCGCCCAGCTGCCACGCACCACAAGCTGCACCTGCTCCGCCTGGCCACTGTAGGCATAGATCCCAAACGCGTTTTTGAAGTAGTCCTCTTCGTCCTCGGCCGGACCGATCGCCATCTCTTCTTCAACCTGCTGACGAAGCATCGCCTGCCAGGCTCGCTCCCGAGCCCGCTCCACAGCGCGGGCAGGAGTCGGCTCGAGGAGCGCTGCGCCTTCATCGCCCACCGCACCGCTGCCGCCCGCGGCGGTGATCATCGCCGAGGGCTCTCCCTGGTAGACAAAGCTCTCCAACTCCTCGCGCCGCTCCCGGGCCAGGCGCTCCACAAAACGCTCCAGATTGAGCTGCTCCATGCTCAAGACGCCGGCCACATCGAAGAGCTTGCGCTTCTGGTGTTCGGTGGCCTGCAACCATAACCGGCCCTGATACCAGATCAGTCGCCGGGGCACCGCCAGGTAGGTCTTTTGCTCGCCATCCGAGGAGCGCTCATACGTAAAGCTCACGCCCCGGCGATTCTGAATCGCCTCCAGCAGCGCCTCGATCATCTCGAGCATCCGCTCGCGTTCCACCGGGAGCCACGTTCTGCGCAGGCTCAACCCGCTTGCGAGACGCTCCATCCGCTCCCGCTGGCTCTCGGCCAGCGCCATGCGTTGGTTGTGCGCCATCTGATCGATGAACTCACCAAAAGGCGTCTCTTTAAAAAGATCCAGCGCCACCCCGCCGAGCTCCAGCGCCGCCACCGTCCCGATCATCGCCGTCTGAGTCGAGATATGGGGCATCTGCCAGTACTTGGTGCGGCCATCGCGACCGGTCTCCAGCCCGTAGATCTCTTCGAGAAGCTTCAGATCCTCGCGCGCCTGCGGATACTGCACTCCAAATTCATCGCTGACCCGATTGATGGTGACTTTCTGACCGTTTTTAAGCCAACCAAGGATGGT
It includes:
- a CDS encoding sensor histidine kinase, whose translation is MSPGNVDAPGAVVPSGEAPARANQVWASLYEKLPQATLLFDADKGELLALNQAAKQLVGPQRTRGLLDAPANPVRQTLESLFERALKYPDLPAAPFALPPDERELYRAHFAPLPAFDALQSPWICQLYTFRGDQDQALQEVVTELSRLHHQRADLHALGIAVAERLRQALDTPALALLAAGEQGFVPRWHSGDPHLCQTLHDRLVDTTLPPGQIHHLRPGPEAPPDLCALRLGGPPAHGVLAWHAERLPQARPMTLSLIATALDLLLSTVYIRESHSEERMRLRAVLEHVPSAVLLFDTEGRVVMYNSRAQALIGHDRWERLGPGDHPFVVCDTDARPLPEAQWPLVRALRQGVGCTNEEYILDFGDVRRNVMLSVVPVVDEQGTPRLFLTSATDVTERSALERRKDEFLSVASHELRSPLTPLSGFVHLARQQAETSQSVDPEVLRRAEAQVMRLRRLVDALLDMSRIETGRLKLMRKPTLMTALLTRIAEPWLTGHESHRIRVHNAAEPIFAVVDPDRIEQVISNLIDNALKHGRAEGKVTVSLCTRGSHVIVSVRDQGEGMAKEDLEHIFERFYSGASSRSAKSMGLGLYITRQIVEEHGGTIEIDTSVGSPTEVRVLLPLGR
- a CDS encoding tetratricopeptide repeat protein; this encodes MSQTLAGWRAYSSGDYREAFSHFGDAPTSPESIAGLALSVLALGQGTDALLLVEQSAQQFPSPEFQVLLGDLTGRTGDRSGAERILQRLIQNYPDQVLGLSLLGEQRIRQGRWDEGTQNFIDALATSDLRATLHVQRVIRDLVDAVAARRIPQEAALRFVNRIDYSVPKKVAELNRFFAAARRAINNHQRMEPVELPEPWSQNASEVAHQAEASPRAESPSPRPPDRDRPVRTAQHNLKSRASGPRPVPQETTDTTPAQKRARRTRRPQRPEPIIAANLTDMGRVMREERHANEALQENVPTAIPPAWPSELEEPIDTIPAVEIPRGSIFGGSDSIRTQAFKLTEGDIGVEITLERCMHNMLASIQSIGDVTVPFNLQALRQLELNLLDDIFARMPSLSALYRDETAVNDQRPLAVGKFLGDCIAQAFGGVWHYKQPPEASTMSVGQQKLDPLGVATSILAAEHFDEVGFAHLIRQAEAGVGTGTAMVARHFYVDPTPGLDGEALSMKLAELWAAYRFVLPVIQINEIADSLRVLSTHPAFIVMSLSREYISENFLTQVGPGALGSDQRVALAYVRQTGEFLLLSSARHFARLLEVSGFSLTEASLATVLPWLQRLFRPGWRLVENQEVAERARARIGHPQIGAPQLHSRGIRGTALQATFLDRAASWQLTLEHQIDALTPFTLSLEELV
- a CDS encoding helix-turn-helix transcriptional regulator, whose amino-acid sequence is MSARNTFAATRRSHTILGWLKNGQKVTINRVSDEFGVQYPQAREDLKLLEEIYGLETGRDGRTKYWQMPHISTQTAMIGTVAALELGGVALDLFKETPFGEFIDQMAHNQRMALAESQRERMERLASGLSLRRTWLPVERERMLEMIEALLEAIQNRRGVSFTYERSSDGEQKTYLAVPRRLIWYQGRLWLQATEHQKRKLFDVAGVLSMEQLNLERFVERLARERREELESFVYQGEPSAMITAAGGSGAVGDEGAALLEPTPARAVERARERAWQAMLRQQVEEEMAIGPAEDEEDYFKNAFGIYAYSGQAEQVQLVVRGSWATYLKRYRLHPSQQNEDTEEGLRVSFELAICPEFRSFVLGMLPEVEVLQPVALREALEDRVRQWLEG